In Methanosphaera sp. ISO3-F5, a genomic segment contains:
- a CDS encoding ATP-binding cassette domain-containing protein: MIKIENLTKIYKLKDRNMIKALDDVSFEIKDNETFGIMGISGSGKSTLMRILRGVEPFDEGTITIDDMVITPKTYNNYKNELKEKTAIHLQRSFGLWSKTAVENVIHKLYGIKTGDETTADINDIKDEYMEEALDILETVGLKEKANHFAPVLSGGEKQRLVLARQLAKKPEILLLDEPATMSSPKKRKEVLDTIKRIHEKYGTTVIIVSHQPEIQRYMADRIMLMFNGKVKKIGEPEEIITDFLKDEEPEYPIADMDRTQPIIKVKNLMRDFYLYKGGHVLTIEDINFEVNKGEILSIIGPTGSGKTEILRMIAGFEKADEGSIEILAKDEWINMTEYGENRMNIRKNLGFMHQEFALTPHTPIIEQLGYKISPKTDETYEHALEKAKEFGLSEEALDVIYQLTDLSKNEAIIKLEKLNLSPEILNILFPTIEVEKIIEYSKPVFEALDLPLPLLSRQFIELSGGQKVRVAMATVLASNPDILILDEPFGDLDPVTLRQVANSLKKINEKLGTTIILVSHTMEFVKEVSTRTILINKGKLIEEGNPEEVTDHFIEMESI, from the coding sequence TGATTAAAATAGAAAATTTAACAAAAATTTACAAACTCAAAGACAGAAACATGATTAAAGCATTAGATGATGTTTCATTTGAAATAAAAGATAATGAAACCTTTGGTATCATGGGAATAAGTGGATCAGGAAAATCTACATTAATGAGAATACTAAGAGGAGTAGAACCCTTCGATGAAGGTACAATTACAATTGATGACATGGTAATTACTCCAAAGACTTATAATAACTACAAAAATGAATTAAAAGAAAAAACAGCAATACACCTCCAAAGATCATTCGGACTATGGTCAAAAACTGCAGTGGAAAATGTTATACACAAATTATACGGTATAAAAACTGGAGATGAAACAACAGCCGACATAAACGATATCAAAGACGAATATATGGAAGAAGCATTAGACATACTGGAAACTGTTGGTTTAAAAGAAAAAGCAAACCATTTTGCCCCAGTTCTTAGTGGTGGAGAAAAACAAAGATTAGTTCTTGCAAGACAACTTGCTAAAAAACCTGAAATATTATTATTAGATGAACCTGCTACAATGAGCAGCCCTAAAAAAAGAAAAGAAGTACTTGATACAATAAAACGAATTCATGAAAAATATGGTACAACAGTCATTATAGTATCTCATCAGCCAGAAATTCAAAGATATATGGCAGATAGAATTATGTTAATGTTTAACGGTAAAGTTAAAAAAATTGGAGAACCTGAGGAAATTATAACTGATTTCTTAAAAGATGAAGAACCAGAATATCCTATTGCAGACATGGACAGAACACAACCAATTATTAAAGTTAAAAATTTAATGAGAGATTTCTACTTATACAAGGGAGGTCACGTATTAACAATCGAAGATATAAATTTTGAAGTCAACAAAGGAGAAATATTATCAATTATTGGTCCAACAGGTTCTGGAAAAACTGAAATATTGCGGATGATAGCTGGTTTTGAAAAAGCTGATGAAGGAAGCATAGAAATTCTTGCCAAGGATGAATGGATAAACATGACAGAATATGGCGAAAACAGGATGAATATACGAAAAAACCTTGGTTTTATGCACCAGGAATTTGCATTAACTCCACATACACCAATTATTGAACAATTAGGATACAAAATTTCACCCAAAACTGATGAAACATACGAACATGCACTTGAAAAAGCTAAAGAATTTGGGTTAAGTGAAGAAGCATTAGATGTTATCTATCAATTAACAGACTTATCAAAAAATGAAGCTATAATTAAATTAGAAAAATTAAACTTAAGTCCTGAAATTCTTAACATATTATTCCCAACAATAGAAGTGGAAAAAATAATAGAATACTCTAAACCAGTATTTGAAGCATTAGATTTACCTTTACCTCTCCTTTCAAGACAGTTCATTGAATTATCTGGTGGTCAAAAAGTCCGAGTTGCAATGGCAACAGTACTTGCATCAAATCCAGACATATTAATTCTTGATGAACCATTCGGAGATTTAGATCCTGTTACATTAAGACAAGTAGCTAATTCATTGAAAAAAATTAATGAAAAACTTGGAACCACAATAATATTAGTTAGTCACACAATGGAATTTGTAAAAGAAGTATCTACGAGAACTATTCTTATAAATAAAG